From Riemerella anatipestifer ATCC 11845 = DSM 15868, a single genomic window includes:
- a CDS encoding DUF1015 domain-containing protein, whose product MPTFKPFKGVRPRSEYINIFPTRPLDNYTDDVIAEKANIEGSYINMVKPYICSKSKDVNRNLRKVRNNYEEIAKSNLMQDAASYYLYEQIMPNKTVFRGLLGLVSVEDFWNGKIKKHEATITHKKERLAEYLGKVELQAEPVLLTYPANSKVEMLMNLEEKNIPIINFKDDQNICHKVWKIDNRLKLQQFKEVIDQIDSFYIADGHHRIGSAALNAKLQREKNKKSLGTEGYNFVYSFIVSNQSIKIHDYNRLIKDLNGFSKEDFLKRLEQDFLIYEKGETPYFPSKKFHISMYLDGKFYSLHIKHDLRPTEEGLESMDHYLLEKFILKPILGIENSKISDRVKFLKGTSDINGILKLKDKVDSNEYQVAFGVYPVSFNDLVKISDLNQKMPPKSTLISPKLMTAMVMYDMK is encoded by the coding sequence ATGCCTACATTTAAACCATTTAAAGGAGTAAGACCAAGAAGCGAGTACATTAACATATTTCCCACTCGTCCGTTGGATAACTATACTGATGATGTGATAGCTGAAAAAGCGAACATAGAAGGAAGCTACATCAATATGGTAAAGCCCTATATATGCAGTAAATCCAAAGATGTAAACAGAAATTTAAGAAAGGTAAGAAATAACTACGAAGAAATAGCAAAGAGTAATCTTATGCAAGATGCCGCTTCTTACTACTTATACGAGCAAATAATGCCTAACAAAACCGTTTTCAGAGGTTTATTAGGATTAGTTTCTGTAGAAGATTTTTGGAATGGCAAAATAAAAAAGCACGAGGCTACTATTACACATAAAAAAGAAAGGTTAGCCGAATACCTTGGTAAGGTAGAACTACAAGCAGAACCTGTACTCCTTACCTATCCAGCAAACTCAAAGGTAGAAATGTTGATGAATCTTGAGGAGAAAAACATTCCTATCATAAATTTCAAAGATGACCAAAATATTTGTCATAAAGTTTGGAAAATAGATAACCGCCTAAAACTCCAACAGTTTAAAGAGGTTATAGACCAAATAGACTCTTTCTACATAGCCGACGGACACCATAGAATTGGCTCTGCTGCATTGAATGCAAAATTACAAAGAGAGAAAAACAAAAAGAGTTTAGGTACAGAAGGTTATAACTTTGTTTATAGTTTCATTGTATCTAATCAGTCTATAAAAATACACGATTACAACAGATTGATAAAAGACCTTAACGGATTTTCTAAGGAAGATTTCTTAAAACGATTGGAGCAAGATTTCCTTATCTATGAAAAGGGAGAAACGCCTTATTTCCCTTCTAAAAAATTCCATATCAGTATGTATTTAGATGGGAAATTTTATAGTCTACACATTAAACACGACCTTCGTCCTACGGAAGAAGGATTGGAGAGTATGGATCATTACCTTTTAGAAAAGTTTATTCTAAAACCAATTTTAGGTATAGAAAACTCTAAGATTTCGGATAGAGTTAAATTTTTAAAGGGAACTTCTGATATTAACGGAATACTAAAATTAAAAGACAAGGTAGACTCAAACGAATATCAAGTTGCTTTTGGGGTTTATCCAGTAAGTTTTAATGATTTGGTTAAAATATCCGACTTAAATCAAAAAATGCCACCTAAATCTACTCTAATATCTCCAAAACTGATGACCGCAATGGTGATGTACGATATGAAATAA